Within the Populus trichocarpa isolate Nisqually-1 chromosome 14, P.trichocarpa_v4.1, whole genome shotgun sequence genome, the region ATGATGGGAAATAAGATCCATAATTTTCAACCGTGTATGAACATTTTCTAAGAAACAGAACCATCGGCATTCCAAAtagattaaagaaaaatgatggcaAACAAGCTAAAGGCTAGAACAAAGATGTcagaactagaaaaaaaaaaaagaggaaatctTCAGCTTTTTTCATACCATATACTACGATACGTTTCTATGAGTAATTTCTCCAAAAAAGTAAATTCcattatgaaattatttaatttttttgagcaTGTGAATTAAGCTAAAGTTGTGTGTGCTAAGAAACAGCATTAACctcaaaatcagaaaattaattaattaggataCAATAAGGGATTAATTCGatttatatctttaaaaaagGAACGCAAAATCATAGCTGAAGCAAAGAATAGGACTGACCATCTTCTTCGAGGTCGCTTCCAGAATCAATGGGTTCGAACTCATCTGCGGACCCATCATCCAATTGTTCCTGGGATGGAGCGACTTGGAGCGATTCGGTCTCAATGATATGAGAAGTACGGGACCTGACGCCTAGGAAGTTAGGGTTTGAAACGACACCAAAAGACTTGTAGTTTTGGATAACACTGGCCTTATCGTCCCATTTGGAGATGTCGGCGCCAGCAAGGGAGCGAAGCTTTGGAGGGAGATTGAAGGCTGGCTTGAACACGTGAGGGTTTTTCTTTGGGAGACCCACTCGTACTTTTGGCCTTGAATTCTTGTATTTCCTTCTTGACCCTCCCATCTCTGTCTTTCTTTTTGGGGCAACACcagaggaagagagaaagatGAGAAGGTAACTAGGGTTTATGAAGGGGATTGGCTAGGATGTGAATTGGAGTATATAGTTCAACGGCGCGTTTTACGATTTCCTGAAAAACGCTgcgttttctttctcttttttttctttttttttccctttgaaacttattgtttttatttttcaaagaaaagaacCGTTTTCTTTTGAAACAATGACGCAAAATcgagttaataattaaaaaaataaataaaagaagtaatTTATGTAGctgttttcttttaatcaaaatataaataccaATAATATTCTCGTATTCATTCATGCCATTCTATCAGATTCGGGCGGCATAAAAtcattgtatttattattaataataaaaagagtgtTTTGTTTCTCAtgagtaaatatttatttaattcaattttaagcAAGAAATTCGAACGAAAAGATCCTTTTCCACAACAATTCTTGTATATGCGAAATGGATACTGAGAATATAGAGAGCATACTAATTTATCAATCCGGATAAGCCTTCAAGGATAGCATAGCAACAAAGCAATGGCAATTGTAAATGTTTCGAGATACTTTATCTGAGTTTCTTCGCgagttagatatttttttaacaaaaaaaattatatatatgattttttcaacacttcattatagttttaaaaaatctaaataaaaattaaaaaatttatatacacatataattaaaaaaattaagcattatatgtgttaataaataaagataaataaacgataaattataactaaaaataaaaataaaaaaattaaaagataagtatagatcaagatatttaatctcgtaaGAATGGATATTTATTCGATTGTGTttgctatatttatttattaaaataattttttattcaattaaataataatagaaataaacacacgttaattgattgaataaaataaaataaaattattatgtttagaaatattatctccATATAAATTTTTTCCTCACCAAAACAAAGTTCATatatacaaaagattaaaaaaaataagaaaaaccttttcaaaaattaaatgcataaccaaaaaataatcGTCATTTAAAAGAGGTtccctaaacaaaataaaagagagaaagatattaatctaaatacaaataaagtaaaaaaaaatacataaaatacataaaaagcataaatagaaagaaaaaaataaaaaaggacaagTGCTGGTGGGTCTAACCTATTTCTTTAGGGCCCACACGAGTGACTGagcctttaatttatttttggctGCATTTATCTCTCGCTCAGAaattttttgcaaaataaaaatcatacaaTGCATCATTTAATGCTGCCTGGATTTCTTCGGCTATCACAATGAACGGAATATCAAACTTCAACTTTTttggacccaaaaaatcatttttcaaacaattttcaACCCGAATACTTAGAAAACTCATTAGAAACCATGAAAATCTTTATCAACAgcctaaataaaacaaattcaccccaaaaaccaaaattagcctgaaaccaaaaactAAACCAACCTCACATCTATGTTTTCAAGGACTTTCAAAGCAAAAAcaacacctaatatgaactactcaaatcaaataaaatcatttgacacaaatatcaaCCGTTTTGGTGACCTAAATCGGtatcaatgatatttttcatttcattcccTCTTCTTACCTCatccttttcatttcaatcccTGTTCTTTCAATCTTATATTTTCCTAAGAAATCACAATCAATTAACCTTCAATTATGACTAAATCATCAGGAAAAATTTTTGAGAACCAAATGAATTTTTGACAAATACACGGTGCAACACAATGCCATCCACAATGATTTGCGTGTGTGTGGATAGTACCTGCCTCCATGCAAAAAAACcatgtgttttaagttatagtATTAGTTATGTGACTCACGCTCCGCCAtgggtaaaatatttttatttcttaaaaaaaattatatgtgcaGGTTTTTTAAACGTgtttttgtagtttaaaaaaattaagttaaattaaaaaaatttatgaatacatgtaattaaataaatagagaaccatatatgctaataaataaataaaaagtcattaacgataccaaaaaataaaacttgaaaaataaaaaaaaaacagatgtaGATCAAggtatttaatcttgaaaaacaaaaaatttacctggttatatttgctaaatttatttattaatttatttattcaagttaatgataatagaaataaaaacacaaattaaattgattgaataaaataaatggggGAAAAGCACCATGCAAGGAtgcacatattataaatattatttgaatatatatattttttcaaaactaaagtttatccatacaaaaaataaaaaaaaaattataaatgaatcaaaaaaaaattaagttaaatgtataacaaaaaaaaaatcatcatttaaaagaggttctttaaacaaaatgaaagagaaaagggGTACTagtctaaatataaattaaaaaccataaaaaatcattaatttaaaacaagaattagaaaaagaaaagaaaaataattagaaaaaaaaatcaaaggtcaAGCATTACTGGGCCTAGCAAGCCAGCCCAACCCGCCTCACCTATTTTATTAAGGTCAACGCATCAGATTACCTTAACAATCCTACGTGACtaagcctttttctttttgttgcaactttttttggaaaaaaaatcagatgacGTGTCATCTAATTTGCCCATATTCCAGCCTTTGCGGTGGTCGAAAAATCAaggcttaagtt harbors:
- the LOC7491307 gene encoding nucleolar protein 16; translated protein: MGGSRRKYKNSRPKVRVGLPKKNPHVFKPAFNLPPKLRSLAGADISKWDDKASVIQNYKSFGVVSNPNFLGVRSRTSHIIETESLQVAPSQEQLDDGSADEFEPIDSGSDLEEDDLKSALGKKRRDGEHAPLQPLTKMQRVHIGQLVEKYGDDYRRMFMDTKLNAMQHSVATLEKLCGRYHMHKDKNPLIRSIQTR